The following proteins come from a genomic window of Hymenobacter canadensis:
- a CDS encoding DUF3427 domain-containing protein — translation MLATFATDLSASLYKGFIDATAPALDALLPQLLVNDKAQGKTVLSALELELHQCEEFWFSVAFATSSGVITLLNTLQVLRQKGVRGRILVSQYNDFTQPEALRKLLQFENITLKIATTGSFHAKGYLFKKPVGYTLFIGSSNLTSSALQLNKEWNLQVSATADSHLMLDVLSTFEQAFDEATAVDDAFIARYEQTYRAQASLRGKLNQKLAALSDQTIVPNTMQREALANLAALRTAHKNKALLISATGTGKTYLSAFDVQQVNPTKFLFIVHRATIAKAAMKTFQQVFGTSRTMGLYSGATRELAADFLFCTVQTMALPQHLSAFGAEHFDYIVIDETHRSGAASYQTILDHFKPRFLLGMTATPERTDGFDIFQQFDYNIAYEIRLQRALEEQMLCPFHYFGVTDVSVDNKLIDEDAAFSLLVAEERVNHILERAAFHGSDSGCIRGLIFCRTVDECHALSEAFNMRGRRTLVLSGASSEADRASAIARLESEDTAVKLDYLFTVDILNEGIDIPGLNQIIMLRPTQSAIVFVQQLGRGLRKAPGKQYLTVLDFIGNYRNNYLVPIALFGDTSYNRDTLRKLMAAGSSMVPGESTVNFDAIAKQKIYDAIDSASINGRRDLIKEYNLLKFRLGHPPMMMDFFTQGARNAFQYVQHFGSYFNCAVLQETSLQGSLSASASKLLELISENVANTKRIEEVIILELLLHQQSVSFEQVQTYVSQHCSPAVSTATLASCVSNLNFTFRRRPEAVVTEQTGLLRLAPAFLTLLDNPVFKTFLEDALQFARARYAQYCAQSTFVKGFFLYQKYSRRDVCRILNWDKDESATVYGYKVKDGACPLFVNYHKAEDIAQSTNYEDSFLNNHEFKWMSKSNRRKTSADVKAILESGHHLRLPLFIKKHNGEGDDHYYMGDVAPQPNTAEEDTISTDTGELKPVVKIRFTMQYPVEQSIFTYLTAPQADS, via the coding sequence ATGCTCGCTACGTTCGCTACTGACTTATCGGCTAGTCTTTACAAAGGATTTATTGATGCTACTGCCCCCGCCCTTGATGCGCTCCTTCCTCAACTGCTCGTCAACGACAAAGCGCAGGGCAAGACTGTACTTAGTGCCCTTGAGCTAGAGTTGCACCAATGCGAGGAATTTTGGTTCTCCGTTGCCTTCGCTACTTCTAGTGGGGTCATTACCCTTTTAAATACGCTACAGGTGCTGCGTCAAAAGGGCGTAAGGGGCCGCATTTTGGTTTCCCAATACAATGATTTCACCCAACCGGAAGCGCTGCGCAAGCTCTTGCAATTTGAGAATATCACTCTCAAAATAGCTACCACCGGGTCATTTCACGCTAAGGGATATCTGTTCAAAAAGCCTGTAGGCTACACCTTGTTCATTGGCAGTAGCAATTTAACTTCCAGTGCCCTGCAGCTTAACAAGGAGTGGAATTTACAGGTATCGGCTACGGCCGACAGCCACTTGATGCTGGACGTGCTTAGCACCTTTGAGCAAGCATTCGATGAGGCTACTGCTGTTGACGATGCTTTCATTGCCAGGTATGAGCAGACTTACCGCGCCCAAGCCAGCCTGCGAGGAAAACTGAATCAAAAACTGGCCGCCCTTAGCGATCAGACGATAGTGCCTAATACCATGCAACGGGAGGCTTTGGCTAACCTGGCCGCTTTGCGCACTGCCCACAAGAACAAAGCCCTACTGATTTCGGCAACTGGCACGGGTAAAACCTACTTGTCCGCCTTTGATGTGCAGCAGGTTAACCCGACCAAGTTTCTGTTCATCGTTCATCGCGCAACGATTGCCAAGGCCGCCATGAAGACCTTCCAGCAGGTTTTTGGCACCAGTCGCACAATGGGTCTCTACTCAGGCGCCACACGAGAGCTTGCCGCTGATTTTCTGTTCTGCACCGTTCAAACCATGGCCTTGCCGCAACACTTGTCGGCCTTTGGCGCAGAGCATTTTGATTATATCGTCATCGACGAAACCCACCGCTCCGGTGCAGCCAGCTACCAGACGATCCTCGACCATTTCAAGCCTAGATTCCTGCTGGGAATGACGGCCACCCCAGAGCGAACTGATGGCTTTGACATCTTCCAGCAGTTCGATTACAACATTGCTTACGAAATCCGGCTGCAGCGCGCATTAGAAGAGCAAATGCTTTGCCCATTCCACTATTTTGGGGTGACTGACGTGAGCGTTGACAATAAACTGATTGACGAAGATGCCGCCTTTTCACTGCTGGTTGCGGAAGAACGCGTCAATCATATTCTAGAAAGAGCCGCCTTTCATGGCAGTGACTCGGGCTGCATCCGAGGCTTAATTTTTTGCCGAACTGTGGACGAGTGCCATGCCCTTTCGGAGGCTTTTAATATGCGGGGCCGGCGCACGTTGGTCTTAAGTGGTGCCAGCAGTGAGGCTGATCGAGCGAGTGCCATTGCCCGGCTCGAAAGTGAGGACACAGCAGTTAAGCTAGACTACCTTTTCACCGTCGACATCTTAAACGAAGGCATTGACATCCCTGGCCTCAACCAAATCATCATGCTGCGGCCTACTCAATCAGCCATTGTTTTCGTGCAGCAACTGGGGCGGGGTCTGCGCAAAGCCCCTGGCAAGCAATACCTCACCGTGCTTGATTTCATTGGCAACTATCGCAATAACTACCTAGTGCCCATCGCCCTATTTGGCGATACGTCCTATAACCGTGATACGCTGCGCAAACTAATGGCAGCCGGCAGCAGCATGGTCCCTGGCGAGTCAACTGTTAATTTCGATGCCATTGCCAAGCAGAAAATCTACGACGCCATTGACTCGGCGAGCATAAATGGCCGCCGGGACCTGATCAAGGAGTACAACTTGCTTAAGTTCCGATTGGGTCATCCGCCCATGATGATGGACTTCTTCACCCAAGGCGCGCGCAATGCTTTCCAATACGTCCAACATTTTGGCTCTTATTTCAACTGTGCCGTTTTGCAGGAAACGTCGCTGCAGGGCTCGCTCTCCGCTTCCGCCAGCAAGCTCTTGGAGTTGATTTCCGAAAATGTGGCCAACACCAAACGAATTGAGGAAGTCATTATCTTGGAGTTATTGCTGCATCAGCAATCCGTCTCGTTCGAGCAAGTACAAACGTACGTGTCACAACATTGTAGCCCAGCTGTAAGCACGGCAACGTTGGCCTCATGCGTAAGTAATCTGAACTTTACTTTTCGCCGAAGGCCTGAGGCGGTGGTGACTGAACAAACCGGTTTGCTCCGACTGGCACCAGCCTTTTTGACACTGCTAGACAACCCGGTTTTTAAGACTTTTCTCGAGGATGCGCTGCAGTTTGCGCGTGCTCGGTACGCCCAATACTGCGCGCAATCCACCTTTGTCAAAGGCTTCTTCCTCTACCAGAAATACTCTCGTCGCGACGTATGCCGTATTTTAAACTGGGACAAAGACGAAAGCGCGACTGTATATGGCTATAAAGTTAAGGACGGGGCCTGTCCCCTCTTCGTAAATTACCACAAAGCCGAAGACATTGCTCAGAGTACTAACTATGAGGACAGCTTTCTTAACAATCACGAGTTCAAATGGATGTCTAAGTCCAACCGGCGCAAAACCAGCGCGGACGTTAAGGCTATCCTGGAGTCTGGGCACCATTTGAGGCTCCCTCTCTTCATTAAAAAGCACAACGGGGAAGGAGATGACCACTACTACATGGGGGACGTTGCTCCGCAGCCTAATACGGCCGAAGAGGATACTATTTCCACTGATACAGGAGAGTTAAAGCCCGTTGTTAAGATCCGCTTTACCATGCAATACCCAGTGGAGCAAAGCATTTTCACTTATTTAACTGCTCCGCAAGCGGATAGCTAA
- a CDS encoding helix-turn-helix transcriptional regulator, with product MYPMLGNRAILVAAPPSLFRTGLITTIRETWPSYSMRVTADSSQLPLLVQQHPHALLILDCIKAREAFVSLTQLRQTHQSLPVLALCGPHVSATLSQQLHQAGIGAWLSYTSPPATVREVVKKLLQDTYPKIGTESRPPRLLPPPTPFTQREIEILRLVVADMCNLEIASHLCLSVRTVESHRRALLQKAGAKTLVGLVVRAITQGWVGSEMITASVMIQE from the coding sequence ATGTACCCTATGTTAGGTAACCGAGCGATACTGGTCGCGGCTCCCCCTTCTTTATTCCGCACAGGGTTGATAACTACTATTCGGGAAACGTGGCCTAGCTATTCCATGCGGGTTACGGCCGATAGCAGTCAGCTTCCTTTACTGGTTCAACAGCACCCACACGCGCTCCTTATCCTGGATTGTATTAAGGCAAGGGAAGCATTTGTATCGCTAACTCAGCTTAGGCAAACGCATCAGTCCTTGCCAGTCTTGGCCTTGTGTGGGCCACATGTATCGGCTACTTTGAGTCAACAGCTGCACCAAGCTGGAATAGGAGCTTGGCTGTCGTATACCTCGCCCCCGGCTACTGTCCGAGAAGTTGTCAAAAAGCTACTTCAGGACACTTACCCTAAAATAGGTACTGAGAGTAGACCCCCCAGACTTTTGCCACCGCCAACCCCGTTTACCCAGCGGGAGATAGAAATACTGCGTTTGGTTGTAGCGGATATGTGTAACCTTGAGATTGCCTCTCACCTCTGCCTTAGCGTTAGAACTGTGGAGAGTCACCGCCGCGCTTTATTGCAAAAAGCAGGCGCGAAGACGTTAGTGGGGCTGGTGGTACGTGCGATAACACAAGGGTGGGTAGGGAGTGAGATGATCACAGCAAGCGTGATGATCCAGGAATGA
- a CDS encoding antitoxin VbhA family protein yields the protein MSNGPAPSPEALAIMQQHVDGEISIEKAIVLSDELQLLARYKPAAGSATSKANPARCW from the coding sequence ATGAGCAACGGGCCCGCACCCAGCCCGGAAGCCCTCGCCATCATGCAGCAGCACGTGGACGGCGAGATCAGCATTGAGAAGGCCATTGTGCTCTCCGACGAGCTGCAGCTGCTGGCCCGCTATAAGCCGGCAGCTGGGTCCGCTACCTCCAAGGCTAACCCCGCGCGCTGCTGGTAG
- a CDS encoding TraM recognition domain-containing protein, with protein MTSLPPRPAAQSQSIGLLIGLLLLALLAGEWYVLQHPVELAAARAAQHKAVQTPRLTPGQRLAARMAIINQQRAEARRTRLQRQAAPVVGKPAAELATATSRAGNRVESRGGATALSVATAEQGFKGKLLVKAGRLYDVVGLFLRGLVLLAAGVLVFVLPAPERKPGRVRRKPLQPRAGRIVVASCAGLFLLSAYVLLTMAMYNPDFIRVAYPTAATVALASGFVVGLLRAAIKSPEFGLSVERKKLETPDGFNLPTEGGGWVNVPNPYRGVLVLGGAGAGKTYSIGEPLIEQLAAKNFAGLIYDFKFPVLAETAQKALELAGRRQAPPRLLPSGEPEPAVVLHVINFRDLTRSERVNPLRAEGMPVVAFAEEYSRAIINNLNPASIRKMEFFDISAVAYLTGIIWFYKKHFPRYCTIPHVVATAVHKDFKHVLSMLETDPECAGMVRSIVTAVEQRAEKQVAAVVGTLQVILNRINSPEIVWVLTPDEAKGEGFSLNLNDPKQPALLCIGNDPTLKETFSPVVSCIITVAIKLMNQQHKHRSYVLLDEAATVYVPGLELLPATARSNKVATIYMTQDLAQMTDAYGPEKMKVMVSNLNNQFFGKVNSLDTAKFISELVGREDKQMHSTSTGKSQGGGGGHGSHSSNLSTSYQERSLVRVQDAIGLQQGEFIGQTVETERTFFQGVISRADATQERFPLHPVATFGTSEEDSAATLSEVVQENYRRVSQQVNETLALHVNTLAGGIKNEVH; from the coding sequence ATGACCAGTTTACCCCCTCGGCCGGCGGCCCAGTCTCAATCCATTGGCTTGCTCATCGGCCTGCTGCTGCTGGCCTTGCTAGCTGGCGAATGGTACGTGCTGCAGCACCCGGTGGAGCTGGCGGCGGCTCGGGCTGCCCAGCACAAGGCTGTACAGACCCCCCGCCTGACGCCCGGTCAACGCCTGGCGGCCCGAATGGCCATCATTAACCAGCAGCGAGCCGAAGCCCGCCGCACGCGGCTGCAGCGGCAGGCGGCACCGGTGGTAGGCAAGCCGGCCGCTGAGCTGGCCACGGCCACGAGCCGGGCCGGCAACCGGGTGGAGAGCAGGGGAGGGGCTACTGCACTGAGCGTGGCCACCGCCGAGCAGGGGTTCAAAGGCAAGCTGCTAGTCAAAGCTGGCCGACTCTACGACGTGGTCGGCCTCTTTCTGCGGGGGCTAGTGCTGCTCGCGGCCGGGGTGCTGGTGTTCGTGCTGCCGGCACCGGAAAGAAAACCTGGACGGGTCCGGCGCAAGCCCCTGCAGCCCCGGGCCGGGCGCATCGTCGTGGCCAGCTGCGCAGGGCTGTTTCTGCTCAGTGCCTACGTATTGCTGACAATGGCCATGTACAATCCGGACTTTATCCGGGTGGCGTATCCTACTGCGGCGACGGTAGCACTGGCCAGCGGCTTTGTGGTGGGGCTGCTGCGGGCCGCTATAAAGAGCCCAGAGTTTGGGCTGAGCGTGGAGCGTAAAAAGCTGGAGACGCCGGACGGGTTCAACCTGCCCACGGAAGGGGGCGGTTGGGTGAACGTACCCAATCCCTACCGCGGCGTGCTGGTGCTGGGCGGCGCCGGGGCGGGCAAGACCTACTCTATTGGAGAGCCCCTCATTGAGCAGCTGGCGGCCAAGAACTTTGCCGGGCTTATCTACGACTTTAAATTTCCAGTGCTGGCCGAAACCGCCCAGAAGGCCTTGGAGCTGGCCGGACGCCGGCAGGCTCCGCCGCGGTTGTTGCCGAGCGGGGAGCCCGAGCCGGCGGTGGTGCTGCACGTCATCAACTTCCGCGACCTGACCCGGAGCGAGCGGGTAAACCCGCTGCGGGCCGAGGGCATGCCGGTGGTGGCGTTTGCCGAGGAATACTCGCGGGCCATCATCAACAACCTCAACCCGGCTAGCATCCGCAAGATGGAGTTCTTTGATATCAGCGCCGTGGCCTACCTGACGGGCATCATCTGGTTTTACAAAAAGCATTTTCCCCGCTACTGCACCATTCCCCACGTGGTGGCCACGGCCGTCCACAAGGACTTCAAGCACGTGCTCTCGATGCTAGAAACCGACCCGGAGTGCGCCGGCATGGTGCGCAGCATCGTGACGGCTGTCGAGCAGCGGGCTGAGAAGCAGGTCGCGGCCGTCGTAGGCACGCTGCAAGTGATTCTCAACCGCATCAACTCCCCGGAAATCGTGTGGGTGCTCACGCCCGACGAGGCGAAAGGGGAGGGGTTTTCGCTGAATCTGAATGACCCGAAGCAGCCGGCGCTCCTCTGCATCGGCAACGACCCCACGCTGAAGGAAACCTTCTCACCGGTGGTCAGCTGCATCATCACGGTGGCCATTAAGCTGATGAACCAGCAGCACAAGCACCGCAGCTACGTGCTGCTCGACGAGGCCGCCACGGTCTACGTGCCGGGGCTGGAGCTGCTGCCGGCCACGGCCCGCAGCAACAAGGTGGCCACCATCTACATGACCCAGGATTTGGCTCAAATGACTGATGCCTATGGCCCTGAAAAGATGAAGGTTATGGTGAGCAACCTCAACAACCAGTTTTTCGGCAAAGTCAACTCGCTCGATACCGCGAAGTTCATCTCCGAGCTTGTGGGCCGGGAAGATAAGCAGATGCACAGCACCAGCACCGGCAAGAGCCAGGGCGGGGGAGGAGGCCACGGCAGCCACAGCTCGAACCTGAGCACCAGCTACCAAGAACGCAGCCTGGTGCGGGTGCAGGACGCCATCGGCTTGCAGCAGGGCGAGTTTATCGGCCAGACGGTGGAAACTGAGCGCACCTTCTTCCAGGGCGTCATCTCCCGGGCCGACGCTACGCAGGAGCGGTTTCCGCTGCATCCCGTGGCCACGTTTGGCACCAGTGAGGAGGACAGCGCTGCCACGCTCTCGGAGGTGGTGCAGGAGAACTACCGGCGGGTCAGCCAGCAGGTAAATGAAACTTTGGCCCTGCATGTAAACACCCTAGCAGGAGGGATAAAGAATGAGGTGCATTAG
- a CDS encoding DUF5712 family protein, producing the protein MYVKLINPKIHGKAAYTNTGSSAQTLQYLQHEAVGEGQEATFFSAATDELSAAQVRQAIDTNVKGLRASEAKFYSLVLSPSEQELAHIGSEPEKLKAYTRAVMQQYAQNFTLSGGRQLGRQDIVWGAVLHQDRTHRGTDPEVLAGTAKAGEKRVGLQAHVHVIVSARDVEQKITLNPGGRRQRFDLMHWQAAAGRQFERQFGYVAQEHEKLRPKSTRQRDTTHDAGRLEKIAERVARINLLVPHEQRLAPEKVQRIAVAREFDKTFYRMLARVEERARDGRPIDNGLQLLSTGREQAVAPQRQVATALHAVQSLVRRVQNAQDERTEHVAEKPKRRGAELDIEM; encoded by the coding sequence ATGTACGTTAAACTAATCAATCCCAAAATACACGGTAAAGCGGCTTACACCAACACTGGCAGCAGTGCGCAGACGCTTCAGTATCTGCAGCACGAAGCGGTAGGGGAGGGGCAGGAAGCCACGTTTTTCAGCGCCGCCACGGACGAGTTGAGCGCCGCACAAGTACGGCAGGCCATCGACACGAACGTTAAAGGACTGCGGGCCAGCGAGGCCAAATTCTACTCCCTGGTGCTGAGCCCGAGCGAGCAGGAGCTGGCCCACATCGGCAGCGAACCCGAAAAGCTCAAGGCCTATACCCGGGCAGTGATGCAGCAGTACGCGCAGAACTTTACTCTGTCCGGCGGCCGGCAGCTGGGCCGCCAGGACATCGTGTGGGGTGCCGTACTGCACCAGGACCGTACCCACCGGGGCACGGACCCCGAAGTCCTGGCCGGCACGGCCAAAGCCGGAGAGAAGCGAGTCGGTTTGCAGGCCCACGTGCACGTCATCGTCAGCGCCCGCGACGTGGAGCAGAAGATAACCCTCAACCCCGGCGGGCGCCGCCAGCGGTTTGACTTGATGCACTGGCAGGCCGCGGCCGGCCGGCAGTTCGAGCGGCAGTTTGGCTACGTGGCCCAGGAGCATGAAAAGCTACGACCCAAGAGTACCCGGCAGCGGGATACCACCCACGACGCCGGCCGGCTGGAAAAGATTGCCGAACGCGTGGCGCGCATCAACCTGCTGGTGCCCCATGAGCAGCGCCTGGCGCCGGAGAAGGTGCAACGCATTGCCGTGGCCCGGGAGTTTGACAAGACCTTTTACCGGATGCTGGCCCGAGTCGAGGAGCGCGCCCGCGACGGCCGCCCTATCGACAATGGCCTGCAGCTGCTGAGCACGGGGAGGGAGCAAGCTGTTGCTCCGCAGCGCCAGGTCGCTACTGCCCTGCATGCAGTGCAAAGCCTGGTACGCCGAGTCCAGAATGCTCAGGACGAGCGCACCGAGCACGTCGCTGAAAAACCCAAGCGGCGCGGCGCGGAACTGGACATCGAGATGTAA
- a CDS encoding BfmA/BtgA family mobilization protein — protein sequence MSTELRKRVTLDNNAHRKAEAAAAEVGASLGVYASAAVEYFATRGLDPRETEAREGQLIMQQIKKLGDRVFGFMQEQERTLLTAMLEEMLRTRITLERVLRLNEILVGNLNAQLETLSEAQLQRQQRALQQLRQRNEEAVEKQIKEALEAAQKAGPGKRNKLDG from the coding sequence ATGAGCACGGAGCTACGCAAGCGGGTTACCCTGGACAACAATGCCCACCGGAAAGCCGAGGCGGCCGCGGCGGAAGTCGGCGCCAGCCTGGGGGTGTACGCCAGCGCGGCGGTGGAATATTTTGCCACCCGGGGTCTGGATCCGCGCGAGACGGAGGCCCGCGAGGGGCAGCTTATCATGCAGCAGATAAAGAAGCTTGGAGACCGGGTATTCGGGTTTATGCAGGAGCAGGAGCGCACGCTGCTCACGGCCATGCTGGAGGAGATGCTGCGCACCCGCATCACGCTGGAGCGGGTGTTACGCCTGAATGAAATCCTGGTGGGCAACCTGAATGCGCAGCTGGAAACGCTCAGCGAGGCGCAGCTGCAACGGCAGCAACGGGCCCTGCAGCAGCTACGGCAGCGCAACGAGGAAGCAGTGGAAAAGCAGATAAAAGAAGCCTTGGAAGCGGCCCAAAAAGCGGGGCCAGGTAAGCGCAACAAGCTAGATGGATGA
- a CDS encoding ParA family protein, with protein MSKVISFATQKGGSGKSTLALVLAAPLATEYGLRIAVLDCDYQQSIVKTREQVDAANFAKLREANPDAQYPYDVYPWQLNRIFDFIDNPEHNYDLIIIDVPGRADGDDVFNALTACDAVIVPLVSDYLDRASTAEFMTILEAIKKAADNAQIDFQYYGLPTKRVAGQREEKEMDDYIDGLGLSRFNSSLGHRKAYTRASTLYSLLNPAWARYAGGTKDTSDEIRRVCEELIERLGLPDRRTTAAASVSTASTSAK; from the coding sequence ATGTCTAAGGTTATCAGCTTTGCCACCCAAAAGGGGGGCTCCGGCAAATCCACGCTGGCCCTCGTGCTCGCCGCCCCGCTGGCGACCGAGTACGGCCTGCGCATCGCCGTACTCGACTGCGACTACCAGCAGAGCATCGTCAAGACCCGTGAGCAGGTGGACGCGGCCAACTTTGCCAAGCTGCGTGAAGCCAACCCTGATGCCCAGTACCCTTACGACGTATACCCCTGGCAGCTGAATCGGATTTTCGACTTCATCGATAACCCCGAGCACAACTACGACCTCATCATCATCGACGTGCCGGGCCGCGCCGATGGCGACGACGTGTTCAACGCCCTAACGGCCTGCGACGCGGTGATTGTGCCCCTGGTATCGGACTACCTGGACCGGGCCTCCACGGCCGAGTTCATGACCATCCTGGAAGCCATCAAGAAAGCAGCCGATAATGCCCAGATTGACTTTCAGTACTACGGCCTGCCCACTAAGCGGGTAGCGGGGCAGCGAGAGGAGAAAGAGATGGACGACTACATCGACGGGCTGGGCCTCTCGCGCTTCAACTCCTCCCTGGGCCACCGCAAAGCCTACACCCGGGCCTCGACCCTATACAGCCTGCTTAACCCAGCCTGGGCGCGCTACGCCGGCGGCACCAAGGACACCAGCGACGAGATCCGCCGCGTCTGTGAGGAGCTCATCGAGCGCCTGGGCCTACCTGACCGCCGCACCACGGCCGCCGCTTCCGTATCCACCGCTTCAACCTCCGCGAAATAA
- a CDS encoding helix-turn-helix domain-containing protein — MISPQKKTKKQTPLATPSSSLHTVTFNDLEDELFGAPGTADRMEYDAALELAMIPSTIKAYRLQHNLTQAELGERVGVQKAQISKLERNASNVTLDTLRKVFGAMQTLVKIQLVPQAH, encoded by the coding sequence ATGATCTCACCTCAAAAGAAAACTAAGAAACAGACACCACTCGCTACTCCCTCTTCCAGTCTACATACCGTTACCTTCAATGACCTAGAAGACGAACTCTTCGGCGCCCCAGGTACGGCTGACCGGATGGAGTATGACGCCGCGCTGGAGCTGGCTATGATTCCCAGCACCATTAAGGCCTACCGCCTCCAGCACAACCTCACCCAGGCCGAACTCGGTGAGCGGGTAGGTGTGCAGAAGGCACAGATCTCCAAGTTAGAGCGCAATGCTTCCAACGTGACGCTCGATACCCTACGCAAGGTATTCGGGGCCATGCAGACGCTGGTTAAGATTCAGTTGGTACCACAAGCACATTAA
- a CDS encoding type II toxin-antitoxin system RelE/ParE family toxin, producing MANSISVRLTDDARSFLHALDKEVRIKFGVSIRRTQDGQTGDWFKKLSGTDLYEFRVDAPNHTYRLFAFWDKRSKADTLIVCTHGLDKKTQKTPAADLKKADRIRAQYFEDGP from the coding sequence ATGGCCAACTCAATCAGCGTCCGCTTAACGGACGACGCGCGGTCCTTTTTGCATGCTTTAGACAAGGAAGTCCGGATTAAATTCGGTGTCTCTATTCGCAGAACTCAAGACGGGCAGACCGGCGACTGGTTCAAGAAATTGAGCGGAACCGATCTCTATGAATTCCGGGTAGATGCTCCCAACCACACCTACCGTCTCTTTGCCTTCTGGGACAAACGCAGCAAGGCCGACACGCTCATCGTGTGTACCCACGGCCTAGACAAGAAGACCCAAAAGACCCCAGCTGCTGACCTGAAAAAGGCCGACCGCATTCGTGCGCAGTACTTCGAAGATGGTCCGTAA
- a CDS encoding toxin-antitoxin system YwqK family antitoxin, whose amino-acid sequence MVKLYSLLLFSSILSHHEACAQTKTATPVTTRQDTIYFDHDWERTTESQDRVYARIARRNPEGKTVGTVRDYFYPSWRKQFEGKVTSESPDVATGLCTAWYESGQLHFKGTFAQGQKGSDYREWKEDGKEIKLTYVWQEVLSTDGVKLHSYYNNGSSRQVIPIDLPEGTVGVVYKFDIRDEDQPPVNWTTAITLTAALASAPTGLGPALMLSAGAKALSTERQPAASVATKCRFFIVDNEELTQPFLAYATKGTMPAPAQCYQLAVNRAQETRELLVPTGTKRLYFAAQNDNLRTSAKLKLTVSALVASRQ is encoded by the coding sequence ATGGTTAAACTCTACTCTCTACTACTCTTCAGTAGCATCTTATCCCATCACGAGGCTTGCGCTCAAACTAAGACCGCTACCCCTGTCACCACTCGGCAGGACACCATTTATTTCGATCACGACTGGGAGCGAACGACGGAGTCTCAAGACCGGGTGTACGCGCGCATCGCCCGACGTAATCCAGAGGGCAAGACGGTTGGTACTGTCCGAGACTACTTCTACCCTTCGTGGAGGAAGCAGTTTGAAGGCAAGGTGACCAGTGAGAGTCCGGACGTGGCCACCGGTCTGTGCACCGCTTGGTATGAAAGCGGCCAGCTGCATTTCAAGGGCACGTTTGCCCAGGGGCAGAAGGGCAGCGACTATCGGGAATGGAAGGAAGATGGCAAGGAAATCAAGTTGACCTACGTCTGGCAGGAAGTGCTGAGCACGGATGGTGTCAAGCTGCATTCCTACTATAACAATGGTAGCTCGCGGCAGGTCATTCCGATTGACCTACCGGAGGGCACAGTAGGTGTGGTGTATAAGTTCGATATCCGGGATGAAGACCAGCCGCCAGTCAACTGGACAACAGCTATTACCCTAACGGCCGCCCTGGCAAGTGCCCCCACCGGGCTGGGCCCCGCGTTGATGCTGTCAGCTGGGGCTAAAGCACTCAGTACCGAACGCCAACCGGCCGCTTCCGTCGCGACCAAGTGCCGGTTCTTTATCGTTGATAATGAGGAACTAACCCAACCGTTCCTAGCATATGCGACGAAGGGTACCATGCCGGCGCCTGCACAGTGTTATCAGCTGGCCGTGAACCGGGCCCAGGAAACACGGGAGCTGCTGGTGCCGACAGGTACCAAGCGGCTGTACTTCGCGGCGCAAAACGATAACCTGCGCACTTCTGCTAAGCTGAAGCTGACGGTAAGCGCGTTGGTAGCTAGCCGGCAGTAG
- a CDS encoding IS3 family transposase yields MAFTRHARRYGTRRLRAELRAEGHAVGRYALRIWLRRHGLWALSTRPARRSPTQRPSWPKTAYWGCRPPPPRTKSGSAGAGAT; encoded by the coding sequence GTGGCCTTTACGCGCCACGCCCGGCGCTACGGCACGCGCCGGTTGCGGGCGGAGCTGCGCGCCGAAGGCCATGCGGTAGGGCGCTATGCGCTGCGCATCTGGCTGCGCCGGCATGGGCTGTGGGCCTTGAGCACCCGCCCCGCACGACGGTCGCCGACCCAGCGGCCGTCGTGGCCGAAAACCGCTTACTGGGGCTGCCGGCCCCCACCGCCCCGAACCAAGTCTGGGTCGGCGGGCGCTGGTGCTACCTAG
- a CDS encoding integrase core domain-containing protein encodes MPSFSRPGNPYDNVQAEAGWSTLKTELLPHGTAFISLEEARLQVAHYLDTSFNLDRRHSAMNYRSPHQFEQDLKTNLP; translated from the coding sequence CTGCCCAGCTTCAGCCGGCCGGGCAATCCTTACGACAACGTCCAGGCCGAAGCCGGCTGGAGCACGCTTAAAACCGAGCTGCTGCCTCACGGCACCGCCTTTATTTCCTTGGAAGAGGCCCGGCTGCAGGTCGCCCATTACCTCGATACCTCCTTCAACCTCGACCGCCGCCACTCCGCCATGAACTACCGCTCGCCCCACCAATTTGAACAGGACCTGAAAACCAACCTACCTTAG